A window of Pseudomonas monteilii contains these coding sequences:
- a CDS encoding peptide chain release factor 2 (catalyzes the release of newly synthesized polypeptide chains at the stop codons UAA and UGA), whose translation MLAQVVETLDKLANGLADCKDLLDMAVEEDDEGTVSDVETELQALDESLAQLEFRRMFSGEMDMNNAYLDIQAGSGGTEAQDWANILLRMYLRWADKRGFDATIIELSEGEVAGIKGATVHIKGEYAFGWLRTEIGVHRLVRKSPFDSGARRHTSFSAVFVSPEIDDKVEIEINPSDLRIDTYRSSGAGGQHVNTTDSAVRITHVPTNTVVACQNERSQHANKDTAMKMLRAKLYELEMQKRNAASQALEDSKSDIGWGHQIRSYVLDDSRIKDLRTGVERSDCNKVLDGDIDQYLEASLKQGL comes from the coding sequence ATGCTGGCCCAGGTGGTCGAGACCCTCGACAAGCTGGCCAACGGTCTGGCCGACTGCAAGGACCTGCTCGACATGGCCGTCGAGGAAGACGACGAAGGCACTGTCAGCGACGTCGAGACCGAACTGCAGGCCCTGGACGAATCCCTGGCCCAGCTCGAGTTCCGTCGCATGTTCAGCGGCGAGATGGACATGAACAACGCCTACCTGGACATCCAGGCCGGCTCCGGCGGCACCGAGGCCCAGGACTGGGCCAACATCCTGCTGCGCATGTACCTGCGCTGGGCCGACAAGCGCGGCTTCGACGCCACCATCATTGAGCTGTCCGAAGGCGAAGTAGCCGGCATCAAGGGCGCCACCGTGCACATCAAGGGCGAGTACGCCTTCGGTTGGCTGCGCACCGAGATCGGCGTGCACCGTCTGGTGCGCAAGAGCCCGTTCGACTCCGGCGCCCGTCGTCACACGTCGTTCTCCGCGGTGTTCGTCTCGCCCGAGATCGACGACAAGGTCGAGATCGAGATCAACCCGTCCGACCTGCGCATCGACACCTACCGCTCCTCCGGGGCCGGTGGTCAGCACGTCAACACCACCGACTCGGCGGTGCGGATCACCCACGTGCCGACCAACACGGTCGTGGCCTGCCAGAACGAACGTTCCCAGCACGCCAACAAGGACACCGCCATGAAAATGCTGCGGGCCAAGTTGTACGAGCTGGAGATGCAGAAGCGCAATGCCGCGTCCCAGGCGCTGGAAGACAGCAAGTCGGACATCGGCTGGGGTCACCAGATCCGTTCCTACGTGCTCGACGACTCGCGCATCAAGGACCTGCGGACCGGTGTCGAGCGCAGCGACTGCAACAAGGTGCTGGACGGTGATATCGACCAGTACCTGGAAGCCAGCCTCAAGCAGGGGCTGTAA
- a CDS encoding chemotaxis protein CheW — MSAPSSSTHAKGTLYLQFTLGEQRFAVDVREVIEVLPWRALKPIAEAPAWVVGLLAHRGQLIPVLDLSSRSVGRPAQRRTSTRLVLVHYQPETTAARQPLGLVLERATDTVRHPAEAFRPYGLDTGQARYLGPVLEDAQGLLQRIEVGQLLPDDVRAVLFPVPVETRSS; from the coding sequence ATGTCCGCACCTTCGTCATCGACGCATGCCAAGGGCACCCTGTATCTGCAGTTCACCCTGGGCGAGCAACGCTTTGCCGTGGACGTGCGCGAGGTGATCGAAGTGCTGCCCTGGCGTGCGCTCAAACCGATCGCCGAGGCGCCTGCCTGGGTCGTCGGCCTCCTGGCCCACCGAGGCCAGCTGATTCCGGTGCTCGACCTGTCGTCACGCAGTGTCGGTCGGCCAGCGCAACGCCGGACCAGCACCCGCCTGGTGCTGGTGCACTATCAGCCCGAGACGACTGCGGCACGCCAGCCATTGGGGCTGGTGCTCGAGCGGGCCACCGACACCGTGCGGCATCCTGCCGAAGCCTTCAGACCCTACGGGCTGGACACGGGCCAGGCACGTTACCTGGGGCCGGTGCTCGAGGATGCGCAAGGCCTGTTGCAGCGCATCGAGGTCGGGCAGTTGTTGCCCGATGATGTCCGCGCCGTGCTGTTCCCCGTGCCGGTCGAGACGAGGTCATCATGA
- a CDS encoding diguanylate cyclase response regulator: MSELSLEGLMHTDAQSAMVLLVDDQAMIGEAVRRSLAHEDNIDFHFCADPRQALEQAIELKPTVILQDLVMPGLDGLSLVREYRAHPATQDIPIIVLSSKEDALIKSAAFAAGANDYLVKLPDTIELVARIRYHSRSYLTLLQRDEAYRALRVSQQQLLDTNLVLQRLMNSDGLTGLSNRRHFDEYLELEWRRAMREQQQLSLLMIDVDYFKAFNDTFGHLAGDEALGKVAGAIRGSCGRPSDLPARYGGEEFALVLPNTSPGGARLVAEKLRQSVVALNIPHTSPHANACLTVSIGLATHVPSIGSQCRQLILAADKGLYQAKASGRNQVCVV, encoded by the coding sequence ATGAGCGAACTCTCGCTGGAAGGCTTGATGCACACCGACGCGCAGTCGGCGATGGTGCTGCTGGTCGATGACCAGGCCATGATCGGTGAAGCGGTGCGGCGTAGCCTGGCCCATGAAGACAACATCGATTTCCATTTCTGTGCCGACCCACGCCAGGCGCTGGAGCAGGCCATCGAGCTCAAGCCGACGGTCATTCTCCAGGACCTGGTCATGCCCGGGCTCGACGGCCTGAGCCTGGTGCGCGAGTACCGTGCCCATCCGGCCACGCAGGACATCCCGATCATCGTGCTGTCGAGCAAGGAAGACGCCCTGATCAAGAGCGCGGCCTTCGCCGCCGGCGCCAACGACTACCTGGTCAAGCTGCCCGACACCATCGAGCTGGTGGCGCGCATCCGCTACCACTCGCGCTCTTACCTGACCTTGCTGCAACGCGACGAGGCCTACCGCGCCTTGCGCGTCAGCCAGCAGCAGTTGCTCGACACCAACCTGGTGCTGCAGCGGCTGATGAATTCCGACGGCCTGACCGGGCTGTCCAACCGTCGCCATTTCGACGAGTACCTGGAGCTGGAATGGCGACGCGCGATGCGCGAGCAGCAGCAACTGTCGCTGCTGATGATCGACGTGGACTATTTCAAGGCGTTCAACGACACCTTCGGGCACCTGGCCGGCGATGAGGCCCTGGGCAAGGTCGCTGGCGCCATTCGCGGTTCGTGCGGCCGGCCCAGCGACCTGCCGGCGCGCTATGGCGGTGAAGAGTTCGCCCTGGTACTGCCCAATACCTCCCCGGGCGGCGCCCGGTTGGTGGCCGAGAAACTGCGTCAGAGCGTGGTGGCGTTGAACATCCCGCACACCTCGCCCCATGCCAACGCGTGCCTGACCGTGAGCATCGGCCTGGCCACCCATGTGCCGAGCATCGGCAGTCAGTGTCGGCAGTTGATCCTGGCGGCCGACAAGGGGCTGTACCAGGCCAAGGCTTCGGGGCGCAATCAGGTGTGCGTCGTCTAG
- a CDS encoding chemotaxis protein CheR, with product MIEQRFFDFLHQRIGLDVASVGETMVQRALRQRCDALGLNGLDDYWLSLQHSPQEQQALIEAVIVPETWFFRYPESFGALATLARTRLAALHDSRPLRILSLPCSTGEEPYSIAMALLDAGVPGSAFRVDAMDISPDSIAKAERGVYGRNAFRGTDLGFRERYFHVEADGHRLDERVRRQVDLRAGNLLDPRLEARAGHYDFVFCRNLLIYFDTPTQQRAFEVLTLMTHADGVLFIGPAEGSLLARLGMRPLGVPQSFAYVRQAPPPTPRAPASRPRAFSPPPMPRPLPAPPRPLRQVASAPAPVAAPIRRDSEAELLAQIRAQANAGASDEARRTCQRYLQQFEPRAQVFYWLGLLSDTAGDAQQAQQLYRKALYLEPQHAEALAQLAALLTANGDAPGAQRLLARAARARGEVE from the coding sequence ATGATCGAGCAGCGGTTCTTCGATTTTCTCCACCAGCGGATCGGGCTGGACGTCGCTTCGGTGGGCGAGACCATGGTGCAGCGCGCCCTGCGTCAGCGCTGCGACGCCCTTGGGCTGAACGGCCTGGATGACTATTGGCTGAGCCTGCAGCATTCGCCCCAGGAGCAGCAGGCCCTGATCGAAGCGGTCATCGTTCCGGAAACCTGGTTCTTCCGCTACCCCGAGTCGTTCGGCGCGTTGGCGACACTGGCCCGCACACGGCTGGCCGCGCTCCACGACAGCCGCCCCCTGCGCATCCTGAGTCTGCCCTGTTCCACGGGCGAGGAACCGTATTCCATCGCCATGGCCCTGCTCGATGCCGGCGTGCCGGGCAGCGCCTTCAGGGTCGACGCGATGGACATCAGCCCGGACTCGATCGCCAAGGCCGAACGCGGTGTCTACGGGCGCAATGCCTTTCGCGGCACCGACCTGGGGTTTCGCGAGCGCTACTTCCACGTGGAGGCCGACGGCCACCGGCTCGACGAGCGGGTCCGCCGTCAGGTCGACCTGCGCGCTGGCAATCTGCTCGACCCGCGGCTCGAAGCCCGTGCCGGGCATTACGATTTCGTGTTCTGCCGCAATCTGCTGATCTATTTCGACACCCCGACCCAGCAGCGCGCCTTCGAGGTGCTGACGTTGATGACGCATGCCGACGGCGTGCTGTTCATCGGGCCTGCCGAAGGGAGCCTGCTGGCGCGCCTGGGCATGCGTCCGTTGGGCGTCCCGCAGTCGTTCGCCTACGTCCGCCAGGCGCCGCCGCCGACGCCCCGTGCGCCCGCGAGCAGGCCTCGAGCGTTTTCCCCACCCCCGATGCCTCGGCCCTTGCCTGCACCGCCACGGCCACTGCGCCAGGTGGCCTCGGCACCCGCGCCGGTGGCCGCCCCGATTCGCCGCGACAGCGAAGCCGAACTGCTCGCCCAGATTCGCGCCCAGGCCAATGCCGGGGCCAGCGACGAGGCGCGGCGTACCTGCCAGCGCTACCTGCAGCAGTTTGAACCGCGCGCGCAGGTGTTCTACTGGCTGGGTCTGCTCAGCGATACCGCCGGCGATGCCCAGCAGGCCCAGCAGCTGTACCGCAAGGCGCTGTATCTGGAGCCTCAACATGCCGAGGCCCTGGCGCAACTGGCCGCGCTGCTGACGGCCAACGGCGATGCGCCCGGTGCACAGCGTCTGCTGGCCCGGGCGGCACGTGCACGCGGGGAGGTTGAATGA
- a CDS encoding lysine--tRNA ligase: MSDLKTESQDLQQEENTLIALRKEKLAAERAKGQAFPNDFRRDSYCNDLQKQYVDKTKEELEAAAIPVKVAGRIMLNRGAFMVIQDMTGRIQVYVNRKTLPAETLAAVKTWDLGDIISAEGTLARSGKGDLYVEMTDVRLLTKSLRPLPDKHHGLTDTEQRYRQRYVDLMVNEDTRHTFRVRSQVISHIRKFLIERDFLEVETPMLQTIPGGAAAKPFETHHNALDMAMFLRIAPELYLKRLVVGGFEKVFEINRNFRNEGVSTRHNPEFTMLEFYQAYADYRDNMDLTEELFRELAQLVLGSTDVPYGDKVFHFGEPFVRLSVFDSILKYNPELTAADLQDVDRARDIAKRAGAKVLGHEGLGKLQVMIFEELVEHKLEQPHFITEYPFEVSPLARRNDENPSVTDRFELFIGGREIANAYSELNDAEDQAERFLAQVAEKDAGDDEAMHYDADFVRALEYGMPPTAGEGIGIDRLVMLLTNSPSIRDVILFPHMRPQA; this comes from the coding sequence ATGAGCGACCTGAAGACCGAATCGCAAGACCTGCAACAGGAAGAGAACACCCTGATCGCCCTGCGCAAGGAAAAACTTGCCGCCGAGCGGGCCAAGGGCCAGGCCTTCCCCAATGACTTCCGCCGCGACAGCTACTGCAACGACCTGCAGAAGCAGTACGTCGACAAGACCAAGGAAGAACTGGAAGCCGCAGCGATTCCGGTCAAGGTCGCAGGCCGCATCATGCTCAACCGTGGCGCGTTCATGGTCATCCAGGACATGACCGGTCGCATCCAGGTCTACGTCAACCGCAAGACCCTGCCGGCCGAAACCCTGGCAGCGGTCAAGACCTGGGACCTGGGCGACATCATCAGCGCCGAAGGTACCCTGGCCCGTTCGGGCAAGGGCGACCTGTACGTCGAGATGACCGACGTGCGCCTGCTGACCAAGTCGCTGCGTCCGCTGCCGGACAAGCACCACGGCCTGACCGACACCGAGCAGCGCTACCGTCAGCGCTACGTCGACCTGATGGTCAACGAAGACACGCGCCATACCTTCCGCGTACGTTCGCAGGTCATCTCGCACATCCGCAAGTTTCTCATCGAGCGCGACTTCCTCGAAGTCGAGACGCCGATGCTGCAGACCATTCCCGGCGGTGCCGCGGCCAAGCCGTTCGAGACGCACCACAACGCCCTGGACATGGCCATGTTCCTGCGCATCGCCCCGGAACTCTACCTCAAGCGCCTGGTGGTCGGCGGCTTCGAGAAGGTCTTCGAGATCAACCGCAACTTCCGCAACGAAGGCGTCTCGACCCGGCACAACCCCGAGTTCACCATGCTCGAGTTCTACCAGGCCTACGCCGACTACCGCGACAACATGGACCTGACCGAGGAACTGTTCCGCGAACTGGCGCAGCTGGTCCTGGGCAGCACCGACGTGCCGTACGGCGACAAGGTCTTCCACTTCGGCGAGCCGTTCGTGCGCCTGTCGGTGTTCGATTCGATCCTCAAGTACAACCCTGAGCTGACCGCCGCCGACCTGCAGGACGTGGACCGTGCGCGCGACATTGCCAAGCGGGCTGGCGCCAAGGTGCTGGGCCACGAAGGCCTGGGCAAGCTGCAGGTGATGATTTTCGAAGAGCTGGTCGAGCACAAGCTGGAGCAGCCGCACTTCATCACCGAATACCCGTTCGAGGTTTCGCCGCTGGCCCGTCGCAACGACGAGAACCCGAGCGTCACCGACCGCTTCGAGCTGTTCATCGGTGGCCGCGAAATCGCCAACGCCTACTCCGAGCTCAACGATGCCGAGGACCAGGCCGAGCGTTTCCTGGCCCAGGTGGCCGAAAAGGATGCGGGTGACGACGAGGCCATGCACTACGACGCCGACTTCGTGCGCGCACTGGAATACGGCATGCCGCCAACGGCCGGCGAGGGCATCGGCATCGACCGCCTGGTGATGCTGCTGACCAACTCGCCGTCGATCCGCGACGTGATCCTGTTCCCGCACATGCGTCCGCAGGCGTAA
- a CDS encoding chemotaxis response regulator protein-glutamate methylesterase, with amino-acid sequence MKIALVNDMPMALEALRRALAFEPAHQVIWVASNGAEAVRRCTEQTPDLILMDLIMPVMDGVEATRQIMATTPCAIVIVTVDRKQNVHRVFEAMGHGALDVVDTPALGAGDPREAAAPLLRKIFNIGWLIGQQRSETVRSLPAAPRPTVQRQKLVAIGSSAGGPAALEVILRALPRNFPAAIVLVQHVDQVFAGGMADWLNSVSTLPVRLAREGETPQPGQVLLAGTNHHLRLLSSGILAYTADPVDEIYRPSIDVFFDSVARFWTGDAVGVLLTGMGRDGAQGLKAMRQHDFLTIAQDQHSSAVYGMPKAAAAIDAAVEIRPLDGIAQRLTDSFPT; translated from the coding sequence ATGAAGATTGCTCTTGTCAACGACATGCCCATGGCGCTGGAAGCCCTGCGCCGCGCCTTGGCGTTCGAGCCGGCCCATCAGGTGATCTGGGTGGCCAGCAACGGTGCCGAAGCCGTCCGGCGCTGCACCGAGCAGACGCCGGACCTGATCCTGATGGACCTGATCATGCCGGTGATGGACGGTGTGGAGGCCACGCGCCAGATCATGGCCACAACCCCTTGCGCCATCGTCATCGTCACCGTCGATCGCAAGCAGAACGTGCACCGGGTCTTCGAGGCCATGGGGCACGGCGCGCTGGACGTGGTGGACACCCCGGCACTGGGTGCAGGCGATCCGCGCGAGGCGGCGGCACCCTTGTTGCGCAAGATCTTCAACATCGGCTGGCTGATCGGCCAGCAGCGCAGCGAGACAGTACGCAGCCTGCCGGCTGCCCCGCGGCCCACCGTGCAACGGCAGAAATTGGTGGCCATCGGCTCGTCCGCCGGTGGACCCGCCGCGCTGGAAGTCATCCTGCGGGCACTGCCCAGAAATTTTCCTGCGGCCATCGTGCTGGTGCAGCATGTCGACCAGGTCTTCGCCGGTGGCATGGCCGACTGGCTGAACAGTGTGTCCACCTTGCCCGTGCGTCTGGCCCGCGAAGGCGAGACCCCGCAGCCGGGCCAGGTACTGCTGGCTGGCACCAATCACCATCTGCGCTTGCTCAGTAGTGGCATTTTGGCTTATACAGCCGACCCAGTGGACGAGATCTATCGACCTTCCATCGATGTGTTCTTTGACAGCGTTGCGCGGTTCTGGACCGGGGACGCGGTTGGGGTCTTGCTCACCGGCATGGGGCGCGATGGCGCTCAGGGGTTGAAGGCCATGCGCCAACACGACTTTCTGACCATTGCCCAGGACCAGCACAGCAGTGCAGTGTATGGCATGCCCAAGGCTGCCGCGGCCATCGACGCCGCGGTGGAAATTCGCCCATTGGACGGCATCGCTCAACGTTTGACGGACAGTTTCCCGACATGA
- a CDS encoding chemotaxis protein CheW encodes MMDAPRIPLIAEDADRIDDCWNRIGVQGDRSCARLVEHVHCRNCEVHAEAATRLLDRYALVRQAAEAEQATVPVSSASAEGRPLLLFRLGQEWLALPTACLVEIAPMQTIHSLPHQRSQALQGVANVRGALVPCLSLVALLQIDPGTSPAATRRCVPRMLTLTTPQGPVVLAVDEVEGIHRLAIDVQANEGQAAPFTAALLHWRERTVRVLDQQQVVAAVNRSLS; translated from the coding sequence ATGATGGACGCGCCACGCATCCCCCTGATCGCCGAGGACGCTGACCGTATCGACGACTGCTGGAATCGCATCGGTGTGCAAGGCGATCGCAGCTGCGCGCGGCTGGTCGAGCACGTGCACTGTCGCAACTGCGAGGTCCATGCCGAGGCGGCGACACGCCTGCTTGACCGGTATGCGCTGGTTCGTCAGGCGGCAGAGGCGGAGCAGGCGACGGTGCCGGTCTCGTCGGCATCTGCCGAAGGGCGTCCGCTGTTGCTGTTCCGTCTGGGGCAGGAATGGCTGGCCCTGCCTACGGCCTGCCTGGTCGAGATCGCTCCGATGCAGACCATTCATTCCTTGCCCCATCAACGCTCGCAGGCCTTGCAGGGCGTGGCCAACGTGCGCGGTGCCCTGGTGCCGTGCCTGTCGTTGGTCGCGCTGTTGCAGATCGACCCTGGGACATCGCCAGCAGCGACCCGGCGCTGCGTGCCGCGCATGCTGACGTTGACCACGCCCCAGGGGCCGGTGGTGTTGGCCGTGGATGAAGTCGAGGGCATTCATCGCCTGGCGATCGATGTACAGGCGAACGAGGGGCAGGCCGCGCCCTTCACGGCGGCGCTGTTGCACTGGCGTGAGCGCACCGTGCGCGTGCTCGATCAACAGCAGGTGGTGGCCGCCGTGAACCGGAGCCTGTCATGA
- a CDS encoding hybrid sensor histidine kinase/response regulator, translating to MTPEQMRDASLLELFALEAEAQTQVLNVGLLSLERDPRQADQLEACMRAAHSLKGAARIVGLDAGVQVAHVMEDCLVAAQQGQLRLRAEHIDALLQGTDLLMRIATPSDTQARDAVPGFLARIAGLLASPAAPERTFEPPAPVPEASPSPAPSIPSPAVAEPTIPEPARRAGEGAERVLRVTADRLDSLLDLSSKALVETQRLKPLLTTLQRLRRLHDQGMRALDDLRTQIEGKPHDVEVIDALAQTQRLLVQTREVLQQQAAELDEFGWQAGQRAQSLYDTALACRMRPIADVLTGQGRMVRDLGRSLGKQARLHIEGDKTQVDRDVLEKLDAPLTHLLRNAVDHGLELPAQRVLAGKPERGTIRLRASHQAGLLVLELSDDGAGVDLRALSRSIVQRGLSPAETVAEMSEEELLSFLFLPGFSLRDTVTEVSGRGVGLDAVQHMVRELHGAIRLTQVAGQGCRFHLEVPLTLSVVRSLVVEVSGEAYAFPLAHIERTVRVASTSVVQAEGRQHFWYEGQLVGLVAASQLLDRPRDTGQASDMAVVIIREQTRLYGVAVDRLLGERVLVVMPLDPRLGKVQDISAGALLDDGRVVLIVDVEDLLRSVDKLLGTGRLERIEPGAGTVAGLPRKRILVVDDSLTVRELQRKLLTHRGYDVAVAVDGMDGWNALRGEAFDLLITDIDMPRMDGIELVTLVRRDQRLQSLPVMVVSYKDREEDRRRGLDAGADYYLAKASFHDDALLDAVVDLIGVAQG from the coding sequence ATGACCCCCGAACAGATGCGCGATGCCTCGCTGCTGGAACTGTTCGCCCTCGAAGCCGAGGCCCAGACGCAGGTGCTCAATGTCGGCCTGCTGTCGTTGGAGCGCGATCCCCGGCAGGCCGATCAGCTGGAGGCGTGCATGCGTGCGGCGCACTCGCTCAAGGGGGCGGCGCGTATCGTCGGCCTCGATGCCGGCGTGCAGGTCGCCCATGTCATGGAGGATTGCCTGGTCGCCGCCCAGCAGGGGCAGTTGCGCCTGCGTGCCGAACACATCGATGCGCTGCTGCAAGGTACCGACCTGCTGATGCGCATCGCCACGCCGAGCGATACCCAGGCCCGTGACGCCGTGCCGGGGTTCCTGGCGCGTATCGCTGGGCTGCTGGCTTCGCCTGCTGCGCCGGAGCGCACGTTCGAGCCGCCTGCGCCCGTGCCTGAAGCCTCGCCGTCACCCGCACCGTCGATCCCGTCGCCTGCCGTGGCAGAGCCGACTATCCCCGAGCCGGCCAGGCGTGCCGGGGAGGGCGCCGAGCGGGTGCTGCGGGTCACTGCCGACCGGCTCGACAGCCTGCTGGACCTGTCCAGCAAGGCACTGGTCGAGACGCAGCGGCTCAAGCCCTTGCTGACCACCTTGCAGCGCCTCAGGCGCCTGCACGACCAGGGCATGCGCGCGCTCGACGACCTGCGCACCCAGATCGAAGGCAAGCCCCACGATGTCGAGGTCATCGATGCGCTGGCGCAGACCCAGCGCCTGCTGGTCCAGACCCGTGAAGTGCTGCAGCAGCAGGCCGCCGAGCTGGACGAGTTCGGCTGGCAGGCCGGCCAGCGTGCGCAATCGCTCTACGACACTGCGCTGGCCTGCCGCATGCGCCCGATCGCCGATGTGTTGACCGGGCAGGGCCGCATGGTGCGTGACCTGGGACGATCGCTGGGCAAGCAGGCCCGGCTGCACATCGAGGGCGACAAGACCCAGGTCGACCGCGACGTGCTGGAAAAGCTCGACGCGCCCTTGACCCACCTGCTGCGCAACGCGGTGGACCATGGGCTGGAACTTCCGGCGCAACGGGTACTGGCTGGCAAGCCCGAGCGCGGCACGATTCGCCTGCGTGCCTCGCATCAGGCCGGCCTGCTGGTGCTCGAGCTGAGCGACGACGGTGCCGGGGTCGATCTGCGGGCCTTGAGCCGCAGCATCGTCCAGCGCGGCCTGTCCCCGGCCGAGACCGTGGCCGAAATGAGTGAAGAGGAGCTGCTCAGCTTCCTGTTCCTGCCAGGCTTCAGCCTGCGCGACACGGTGACCGAGGTGTCCGGGCGGGGCGTAGGGTTGGATGCGGTGCAGCACATGGTGCGCGAGCTGCATGGGGCCATTCGCCTGACCCAGGTGGCTGGCCAGGGCTGTCGTTTCCACCTCGAAGTGCCGCTGACCCTGTCGGTGGTGCGCAGCCTGGTGGTCGAGGTCAGCGGCGAGGCTTATGCCTTCCCCTTGGCGCACATCGAGCGCACGGTGCGGGTGGCGAGCACGTCGGTGGTGCAGGCCGAAGGGCGCCAGCATTTCTGGTACGAGGGGCAACTGGTCGGCCTGGTCGCCGCCAGTCAGCTGCTCGACCGGCCTCGGGACACCGGGCAGGCGTCCGACATGGCCGTGGTGATCATCCGCGAGCAGACGCGCCTGTACGGCGTGGCGGTCGACCGTCTGCTCGGCGAGCGCGTGCTGGTGGTGATGCCGCTCGATCCACGGCTGGGCAAGGTGCAGGACATTTCGGCCGGTGCCTTGCTGGACGACGGTCGCGTGGTCCTGATCGTGGATGTCGAGGACCTGCTGCGTTCGGTGGACAAGCTGCTCGGCACCGGACGCCTGGAGCGCATCGAGCCCGGCGCCGGTACCGTGGCAGGGCTGCCACGCAAGCGCATCCTGGTGGTGGACGACTCGCTCACCGTGCGCGAGCTGCAGCGCAAGCTGCTGACCCACCGAGGCTACGACGTGGCCGTGGCGGTGGATGGCATGGATGGCTGGAATGCCCTGCGTGGCGAGGCCTTCGACCTGCTGATCACCGACATCGACATGCCGCGCATGGACGGTATCGAGCTGGTGACGTTGGTACGCCGTGACCAGCGGTTGCAGTCGTTGCCGGTCATGGTGGTGTCCTACAAGGATCGTGAAGAAGACCGACGGCGTGGTCTGGACGCCGGGGCCGACTATTATCTGGCCAAGGCCAGCTTCCATGACGACGCGTTGTTGGATGCCGTGGTCGATTTGATCGGAGTGGCGCAAGGATGA
- a CDS encoding chemotaxis protein: protein MKNWTLRHRILASFAVIIAIMLLMIVAAYSRLVAIEASEEAVGSDSIPGVYYSSMIRSAWVDSYVTSQQLVGLSGHREITSTDLELYKNFEDRLKQHMASYQGTIRTPDDQASFDVFVKLEQDYMTLVNQVLAAYRQRNYAQAERLITDQLTPVWMEGRKHLNTVIERNREAADQASDAIVVAVATAKGSMIVSLALAIVAAGVCGLLLLRAITTPMRAMVEALDRLRSGDLSMRLNLDRKDEFDAVQTGFNEMAESLAALVSQAQRSSVQVTTSVTEIAATSRQQQATATETAATTTEIGATSREIAATSRDLVRTMTEVTSAADQASVLAGSGQQGLARMEETMHQVMGAADLVNAKLAILNEKAGNINQVVVTIVKVADQTNLLSLNAAIEAEKAGEYGRGFAVVATEVRRLADQTAVATYDIEQMVREIQSAVSAGVMGMDKFSEEVRRGMFEVQQVGEQLTQIIHQVQALAPRVLMVNDGMQAQATGAEQINQALAQLSDASTQTVESLRQASSAIDELSQVAVGLRGGVSRFKV, encoded by the coding sequence GTGAAGAACTGGACACTGCGCCACCGTATCCTGGCAAGCTTTGCCGTGATCATCGCCATCATGCTGCTGATGATCGTGGCGGCCTATTCCAGGCTGGTGGCCATCGAGGCCAGCGAAGAAGCCGTCGGCTCGGATAGCATTCCCGGCGTCTACTACAGCTCGATGATCCGCAGCGCCTGGGTCGACAGCTACGTCACCAGCCAGCAGCTGGTCGGCCTCAGCGGCCATCGCGAGATCACCTCGACGGACCTGGAGCTCTACAAGAACTTCGAGGACCGCCTCAAGCAGCACATGGCCAGCTACCAGGGCACCATCCGCACCCCGGACGACCAAGCCAGTTTCGACGTCTTCGTCAAGCTGGAGCAGGACTACATGACCCTGGTCAACCAAGTGCTGGCAGCCTATCGGCAGCGCAACTATGCCCAGGCCGAACGGCTGATCACCGACCAGTTGACGCCGGTCTGGATGGAAGGGCGCAAGCACCTCAATACCGTCATCGAGCGAAACCGTGAAGCCGCCGATCAGGCCAGCGATGCGATCGTGGTCGCCGTGGCCACGGCCAAAGGCAGCATGATCGTGTCCCTGGCCCTGGCGATCGTCGCCGCTGGCGTCTGCGGCCTGCTCTTGCTGCGCGCCATCACCACACCCATGCGCGCCATGGTCGAAGCCCTCGATCGCCTGCGCTCCGGGGATTTGAGCATGCGCCTGAACCTCGACCGCAAGGACGAGTTCGATGCCGTGCAGACCGGCTTCAACGAGATGGCCGAATCCCTGGCGGCCCTGGTGTCCCAGGCGCAGCGCTCGTCGGTGCAGGTGACCACCTCGGTCACCGAGATCGCCGCCACGTCGCGCCAGCAGCAGGCGACGGCCACCGAGACGGCCGCGACCACCACCGAGATCGGCGCGACCTCGCGGGAGATCGCCGCGACCTCCCGTGACCTGGTGCGCACCATGACCGAGGTGACCTCGGCAGCGGACCAGGCTTCGGTGCTGGCCGGTTCGGGCCAGCAGGGGCTGGCGCGCATGGAAGAGACCATGCACCAGGTGATGGGCGCCGCCGATCTGGTCAATGCCAAGCTGGCGATCCTCAACGAGAAGGCCGGCAACATCAACCAGGTCGTGGTGACCATCGTCAAGGTCGCCGACCAGACCAACCTGCTGTCGCTCAACGCCGCCATCGAGGCCGAGAAAGCCGGCGAGTATGGCCGCGGCTTCGCCGTGGTCGCCACCGAGGTGCGTCGCCTGGCCGACCAGACCGCCGTGGCCACCTACGACATCGAGCAGATGGTGCGCGAGATCCAGTCTGCGGTGTCGGCGGGGGTGATGGGCATGGACAAGTTCTCCGAAGAAGTGCGCCGAGGCATGTTCGAGGTGCAGCAGGTGGGCGAGCAGCTGACCCAGATCATTCATCAGGTGCAGGCGCTGGCCCCCCGGGTGCTGATGGTCAACGATGGCATGCAGGCCCAGGCCACGGGCGCCGAGCAGATCAACCAGGCGCTGGCCCAGCTCAGCGATGCCAGCACCCAGACCGTCGAATCCCTGCGCCAGGCCAGCTCGGCCATCGACGAGCTGAGCCAGGTCGCGGTGGGGCTGCGCGGCGGCGTGTCGCGCTTCAAGGTGTGA